In the Sulfitobacter pacificus genome, one interval contains:
- a CDS encoding DUF1007 family protein, with protein MRHVLAFAFTLLSAAPLAAHPHIFVDTGLDLQFDETGRLREVRVTWAYDEFYSLLITEDRGLDPDFDGVLTEAEQADLQGFDMQWTEGFNGDLVITQDGRNLTLSAPMQATAVYENARITTTHVRQVIQDQAAGAPIEIKPYDPTYYSAYDVTLPVRIEGNAACAKSFDVPDVQAQIQKLSDQLAAMDEMSDENTPDIGILLATTVRVTCDLS; from the coding sequence ATGAGACATGTTCTTGCCTTTGCCTTTACCCTGTTGTCAGCCGCGCCGCTTGCGGCGCATCCGCATATCTTTGTGGATACCGGGCTGGATCTGCAATTTGACGAAACAGGGCGGCTTCGTGAGGTGCGCGTCACCTGGGCTTATGACGAATTCTATTCCCTGCTGATCACCGAGGACCGCGGTCTTGACCCGGATTTCGACGGTGTCCTGACCGAGGCGGAACAGGCTGACCTGCAAGGGTTCGACATGCAGTGGACAGAGGGATTCAACGGTGATCTGGTGATCACTCAGGATGGGCGTAACCTGACGCTATCCGCGCCGATGCAGGCCACCGCTGTCTATGAAAACGCGCGGATCACCACGACCCACGTGCGGCAGGTGATACAGGATCAGGCGGCGGGTGCCCCGATAGAGATCAAACCCTATGATCCGACTTACTACAGCGCCTATGACGTCACCCTGCCTGTGCGGATTGAAGGCAACGCTGCCTGCGCAAAGTCGTTTGACGTCCCCGACGTTCAGGCACAGATACAGAAGCTGAGTGATCAACTGGCCGCGATGGATGAAATGTCTGATGAAAATACCCCCGACATCGGGATCTTGCTGGCGACCACGGTACGGGTGACATGCGATTTATCTTAA
- a CDS encoding nickel/cobalt transporter, translating to MRFILSFAACAVFVALGWFWYAGGFDQLGFWAASQQREFQNAIARALRLVRSGETAAVIGVLTGCFAYGLAHAAGPGHGKVLIGGYGFARKVPMLRLSLIALAASLGQAVTAVVLVYAGVLVLNIGQEAMVNLTEAIMAPVSYGAIALIGLWLMWRGLRKLSLRPQAHDHDHDHHSHTHDHTHEGHDHHCASCGHVHGPSLDQVENVSNLREALVLIAGIAVRPCTGALFVLIITWQMGIGGLGIAGAFAMAFGTALVTILVGLLASGLSGGILASLSGSPKMAKMVAVLEVLAGLAVAFLAGGLLLRAL from the coding sequence ATGCGATTTATCTTAAGTTTTGCGGCCTGTGCGGTTTTTGTCGCCTTGGGCTGGTTTTGGTATGCGGGCGGTTTTGATCAGCTGGGGTTTTGGGCCGCCAGCCAGCAACGCGAATTTCAAAACGCCATTGCCCGCGCGCTGCGCCTTGTACGCTCTGGCGAAACTGCGGCGGTTATTGGTGTTCTGACAGGATGCTTTGCCTATGGTTTGGCCCATGCGGCGGGGCCGGGGCACGGCAAGGTGTTGATTGGGGGCTATGGTTTTGCCCGTAAGGTGCCAATGCTGCGCCTGTCGCTGATTGCCCTGGCGGCCTCCTTGGGGCAGGCGGTTACTGCGGTGGTGCTGGTCTATGCCGGTGTGCTGGTGTTGAACATCGGTCAGGAAGCGATGGTTAATCTGACCGAGGCGATTATGGCACCGGTCAGCTATGGTGCCATTGCCCTGATCGGGCTTTGGTTGATGTGGCGGGGCCTGCGCAAACTATCGCTGCGGCCCCAAGCTCACGATCATGACCACGACCACCACAGTCACACGCATGATCATACCCATGAAGGTCATGACCACCACTGCGCAAGCTGTGGTCACGTCCATGGCCCCTCGCTGGATCAGGTGGAAAACGTGTCAAACCTGCGCGAGGCTTTGGTGTTGATCGCGGGGATTGCTGTGCGCCCCTGTACCGGCGCGCTGTTTGTTCTGATCATCACATGGCAGATGGGCATCGGGGGTCTTGGTATTGCGGGGGCCTTTGCCATGGCGTTTGGGACTGCGTTGGTCACGATATTGGTCGGCCTTCTGGCCAGCGGATTGAGCGGTGGCATCCTGGCCAGCCTCAGCGGCTCGCCGAAGATGGCCAAAATGGTGGCCGTGCTGGAAGTCCTGGCCGGGCTTGCCGTGGCTTTCCTTGCCGGTGGTTTGTTGCTGCGCGCGCTTTAG